The following nucleotide sequence is from Harpia harpyja isolate bHarHar1 chromosome 7, bHarHar1 primary haplotype, whole genome shotgun sequence.
ttcaagCAGAAATTGATTATGTCTTCTAGGGTCTGTAAAACACAgcaaagattctttttttttttaaaaaaaaaaaaaggcatcatttaTTATTAGTTCCATAGAGACTATGCTGGTATGAGAAAAAGCTCTCAGTGCATGAAGGCATCTTTAAGGTGACTCCAACAGAAGTAAACAGAGTAGAGTCACCTAAACTAACTATTTTACATTCTGAAACTTCAGGATAGGATCCcaaataaatctgttttcaaaatctttttttttttttttaaataattaaaatgtaccTTCAGGGTCTGTCCTTTTCCTCCATCCCACACGGGAAGTATGGCATGAAGCACGGACTTGCAGGCCAGAGAACATCCACTGGTGCAGACCACACTGCCTTGACCAGCAAcctgtctttgcttttcattGTCAAACTCTACTTGGAGCTCTGGTCCAGCCTTTTCCAGCAAGGCTTTGCAAAGAGGTCCCACGCCAAACTTCAGATCTGTGCCAACACTGTTGACAACCACGTCCGTCTGCAACAAAATTCCAACAAAAATACCTGTAGCTAGACTTCGAGTAAAAATATGCATCGAGACTAATAGCAGTACCAAAGCAACGCACAGCACGAAAACCAAGATGCCAATGGAGAAATAACCTGGTTTTCAGCACAGCTTCTGCATACTGAGTATTCCCAGACATGTAGGAAACCTACGGTAAGCAGCACCAGACCCACTGTGAGTACCAACACCACAGGTATCTGCGTGCGAGCAGGTCAGTCATtcacccatccatccatctagGCAGAGCTGTCAAGCCCTCGGTGGAGGTAAGGCTGTGACTCACCTCATCCCGAGCAGATGCCAATGTCTGGGCAGGTGAAATAAACCCAACCTCTGCTGTCTGCCTCATCCCCTCTCCCCAGACCCAGCCTTTCCTACATTTCCTTGTGAACAAGTGCTGCAGTATTGCTCATTCTTCTCTAGCATCATCACAGGATGCAAAATATATGTATTGTATAAGGTACACATAATGTAGAAAGTTCAAtgtccctttcctccttttcactGAAGTGGGATTGTCTACACCTTATCAGAAAAGCAGcactgttacggatgcatgactaaccaaatccaacaggtgttaaaactcagatttattcttcagcaaaagttagttagaagtcctgtaacattttataaaaaccacaggctcaatgatgtaaagagaattaatgctacacggccgacttaagaatccccaagatttaaagtgatggctcaaaatgcacgtatcactcacctaagagctgagggctctctccctcgaggagttacctcgggcggtgccccggcccgagggggagtccccgactgcagacccgctgctctgaggaggactgattcccacatgtcctccggcgggaccccgtttatacccctgtcgaatctgacctgtggtcatttaattctattggccaggagggtcacctcggtgtacctggtgcatctcgactggccagttcaaatttcaacctgcagcctccagggtttccttccccttctcccttcctggagaagtttcgtttcctgctggcaggatgggggggcgggatgtactgccacatgCACCAAAATGAGATGAAGGGAGGTTGCTGTGCTCTCATGAAGTAAAACAGGCAAAGCCCTCAAGTCTGGtggttgctttgctttttttcctctggagatgttttaattacaaagtattttaaatgtgtgtcatactgagggtttttttacatttagtATTGCTCTTTTATTGGAAGAGCCTTTTACAGGCGGCAAAATGACAACTGAAGCAATAATATTGAAACAACaggacaataataataatttaggGAGATTCTAAACTCCCAAAGTATAACAGTCAGGCGCTATTGAAAAGGGAGATTTATCAAGATGCACTTTGCATCACCGAAGAAAAAAACATAAGGGAAAGAAACTACATCAGAGGTGTAAATTGACTCTTGATGGTCTAGATGAGTAGTAGTTAAACTCTTTGTtagcaaaaagaatgaaaaaagaaaatgggggggCAGGGAAGTAGAATCAGGTCTAGACTTCAGCAAAACAACCTAAGCATGCACTCTTCTATGGGGTCACTTTTCTAGAGCCCAGTAACTTCTTCATAGACTGTGTCTACAAACCCATCCAAAGAGAAGGGAACTAAAAAAATAAGCTATGTCCTCCCTGTTAGCATGACTCACAACAGCAGCCCAGAGACGTGCTGATTTCCCATAATATCCAACCTAGATAGCTACAGATCTTATAAATacttttagaaagtattttaatatttctcttttagaaaaaaaagcaaactgtctTACATGTTGACCTTAGATCTGGAGAACAAATAAAACCTAGCTGGGAATGAAACATCCCAAAATTCACAGCTGCCACTAGGAACAGCTGCAGAATGACAGACCCCAACCTGAAATCCATCAGTTTTCCAAGCTTGCATCCTTGTTTAGCTAGCACATAGCTGTTGTTTCCTTACATAGCAATTGCCTTGTAAAACAATATAACctactccttccttttctgtttaaagaaGATCTTCACATCAAGTTAGAGAGGAAGCGGAAAATTAAAGACCTACCGTGGCTTCCTGAATGTTTTTCTCCTCTACTCGGATGCGAAGTCCTTCATTTGTTGTAACCATGTGCAGATCATCTCTAGCCACCTGCAgatcctcttttctcttctccttctggCTTTCTCTCAGCTTACGGTTTTCCGAGCGCGGCAGCGGTATTGGGGAGGATGATTTAGCtgtaaacactttttttactgccTCACTCAGGAGCTGAACTGTTTCTTCCACATCATCCACAAGATGAACCTCCTTCAAGCTGCTGTCCCCCATGGATTCTTCCAAGGTCTCCTTGATGGAGGATACGATTGAATCTGTACATGTGTGCAGTGGGAAGCCAAAAGTCCCTCCACTTATAGCAGGCAGAGCTATGGAACGATGATTGTACGTTTCGGCTAGTTGCAGACTTTTCTTCACTGTCTTTCTTAACAAGTACGCGCACTTTTCTGCTTCATCCTTCCTCCACCTGGGCCCAACAGCATGAATGACGTTCTTGCAGGGGAGTTTCCCAGCGCCCGTGATAACTGCGCAGCCAGGCTGCAAACTCCCATTCTTACTCACCAGCTCGTTGCACTCCTGTTGCAGCTCTGGACCAGCTGCTTTTAGCAGTGCCTCAGCAAGGCCACCGATGTGTTTTAAGTCTTCATTAGATGCATTTACCACAACATCAACAGGGTAATTACACAAGTTACCTTTATACACTGCTACTACAACTCCATCTGGCAGCATTTTCTTGTAGcagagctttcttttctctttatcaCCAACTTTTTCACCCTTCTGTTGTtgtccttcttcttcttcttccagcctAATCAAACAGCTAAATTTCTGCTTTGCCTCAAAAACATATGAATTTttcctctcagtgaagaactctTTGGCTCCTGGTTTATCAATTGGCACATTTTTTGAGTAAAGGGATGAGAGAATTTTTTCAAACGTGGTGACTGCTTTTGGCACTTCCGCTCTTGGTCCGCCCAGGGAAATACATGGTGTCTTGGTGTCAAAATGTACTGTCACACATTTCTTCTTCAATTCATGATAAACACTGGTTTTTTCCTGCTCTACAAACTGCACTACCACCGCTGACTTAGCTGGGATTACTTTTTCCATGTGTGTGTTTCTATCTATGAAATCATTAAGTTTCTGATAAACTTCTGTTACGGTCTTAGAAAAGCCAGCAAtaatcactttattttcttttccaacaggTTCATCAATGACTAGAGTTTCCTGGGAAGAATTGTACTTCTCATGCAAGGAGGCAAGAAGAGTCCTCCACTGCTCCTTTTTAATGACCTCACCATCCTCCACATTGATACACTCGTATCCTAAGTCTGTCTTTATTTGCTTCTCTGCTTCTAAAAGATCTTTGGGAGCATCTCCAAATAGCAACACAGCATCATCCTCAAGCTCATaaaaagtattgatttttttccttgtgaataaTGCCTCTGACATTGTTTTATTATCTACACGCTGTAGATAGTAGAAAACATGGGGATCGATGGTAACTGATGTACATGGCATATTCAATACCTTTTCCAGTAAGTCAGCTTTGATTTTATATACTTCCGCAGGTAATCCACATAACTGAACAGTTTTTTTTGTGTCATCATAAAGTATCTTTAAGCACGGATATTCTTTGTGAATATTCTCTTCTAGCCCAGCATTGTGCAGAATGGCGTACTTCCCTGGGATCACCGACACCGAAATCTCtatgctttgtttttccctttcacttTGCTTCATGGCTTTTTCCATGCATTCCCTCACTTCCTTCTCTGCACtgtccactgctgctctgttgccTGCAATCACCACCATCTCCTCAGAAATATCAGTTATGATCAAAGCAACATCTTTCACCAATCTGTTTTTCATGTCTTCCCAATCCGCTGAATTTACTTTACATTTTATAGCTATGTAACGTGCCATGATACGTGAGAACTCGGTAGAAGCATCTTGCTTCCATGTCTTGATCAACTTAATCATTGGCTTTTTCTGCTCGGAAAGAGATGACGATGGGCACAACATAATTTCTGGGTGTGCACAGTCTGTCTGGGGCCATTTTAGCTCACAATGGCAAATTGCCATTTCCTCGTTTATGTCTTGGATCAGTTTAGCATGCCTTTGTAAAAACTGCCAGACATATGGATCTAGTGGCACTCCAACAGGGTCTGGCATCTTGATAGTTGGTCTTTCTTCTCCGTAGAGAGCTGTTCCCAGGGAGCAGTAATATGGATGCACAGAAATCGGTGTCTGTTCcattaaatgctgcttttccaagACTGTGTTTAGGTCTAAAAGTTAgcgcacatacacacaaacacacgtaTATCATTAACTTCAAATCAAGCAAATTACTCTGTTCTTAGAACTATTACATTGaataaagattattatttttttccatttgaaagagCTATTTTTACGTCTTTCCCATTTCCAAACCACTCTGTAGGGGACAAGATAAGAGGCTTGGCTCCAACTAGTTTGGTAAATATGCTTGTGGCTGTATTTACCTGTACAGCTACACCTTGCTCTCATTTCCTAAGGAAACCCCACCGCAGAGCAGGGCCATATCAATGTACTACTATGAAATGCTCCTTACTCTcaacttaaaataaaactctttgtGCCagtgcatttttacttttttttttgcaatttctgTTGGAATGGACAAAGGAATTATAATGTTGGCAGGGACTTAAAACCACATTACAATGATCCAAATTACATACTAACTTAATGTACAAAATATTCTTAAGCAAATTctgagaggcagaagaaaaacaatcacCTGGCAGATATCTTTAATTAAAGTAAAGGAATTTACTAAGCCAAGAGTCTCCTAACACAGAGATATTTACCAGAGGTTGTGCTGGCACAAAAACGAGACAGTGATTCAACACAAGGAATAGTAACAAGATCATTCTTTAGCTCTATTCTTCCCTGATAATTAAGGTATTTGATCTCAATTAGTTTCTGAAAGCTAACTGTGAAAACTGAAGTCATTGACAGATCCTGCTTCCTCTACCTGCAAGTACAATTAATGTTGTATTGCACGTAAAAATCTCTGTAAATGGGTAAAAAACGTCAGTGGGAACAATCCATGCACAAAGCAGATATTAAAATAACCTTTGGTAACATAAAAAAACAGAGAGATTCTGAAACCCTACACATGCAGCAGTATTTATAAATACAGAGCATTTCCCAGGAACAGGGCAGTGTATGCTGGCTTTAGCGACAGCAAGCCAGGCTTCTCCTAATGCCCAAATTTGTGGTAATTTTCTTTCAGATCCTCTGCCTGGGAGCACTTTGGTCAGGCAAAGGACAGCGTTACCTTTGTGATCACAGAAAGTAATGATGGCCGAGTTCTCCTCAGGGAAGAGCTGGACGTCTGACACGGGCCCCCCTCCATTCCGCGCATTCTCAAAGTAAACTGTGATGTAGTCTGTGGAAATGGTGGCTGGTATGTTTTCAGCCTTGATGCTCTGGGTCAATTCAAGAAGCCTGGCAGTTATTTTGAATTCTTTAACTCTTTTGTTTTGTGAACATTTTTTGACAAATTCTTCAGTATCTGTAAACAGAAAAGCAGTATGAACTGACTGTGTTTTCCCGCACTGTTATCAGACCCAGCTATcacttctggcaaataaatgagCTGAGTCTACTTCTCCCTGCATTTGGAGCAAAACTGTCTTTGGTGCCAAATAACTCTGTGTTGTAACAAAAAGGGGAAATTCACACAGCCGTGTTACTCTCTGCTATTCACTACTGTTGTGTCTCTGTTCCCCTCTTATTCACCTCTTGTATAAACTAAGCAATTCTCACTGTTCCGCCATCTCCTCAAATGGAGACTTTATATACTTCAATGATTTGCAGAACTCATCTCCACACTCAGTCTGCTTCTAATTTTTCTCCATCTAACCCAAAATAAGATAGAGACAATGAAACATTCTCGTCCAATTTCAATTAATGAAGAtgccaaaattttcttttttcagtgtaacATTTGCATCACAGGCAGCTGTATATGAGACTTACATCTTTCTTGAGAGACTACAGTCCAGGTACTTTTTTAAAACTGTCTGAATCTCCAACGGGAGAAGAATCAAGCTCTGAAAGCTATTACTCATACATATACATGGAAATGAATGATGGTGTTCATTCTGTCTTACCAATACTTTTTATAAAGGTAGCTACAGCAGCATTTATTTCAGGTATCACTTCCACAGTGAAGTCATCATCTACTGCCAGGCCACTGATGTTCTCCAACAGCATACGTAAGCATTTTGGACTGCAACCTTGTATGTTTTCAAACACCACTGAAGGTGAGGTCTCTGCGGACTTTTCTGTGATGCTCTCCGCAGAGCCAGCTGCCTTCTGGAGTTTGCTGTTTGGAACAAAActctctgctttctgcaaggCTTCTGCATCATCttcaacagaaagagaaataagcCACATGACATATTGGTACACATTTCCTGGAATAAACAAATTTTGCTtaccctttctctccttttctttcccaagaaAAGAGATCATATAACCAATCAAATACTGCAGAATACCCCAGGACATTTTGGGATCCAAAACAGCCCAGATGCGATATTCTGCGGGGCTGCAGGTAGCTTTTTTTAGTGGCACAAAAACAGCCATGAGTAAGCAAGTCCAAGGTCACTGGTATGTCTCCAGGTCAgagacataaataaaataaaataaaatccattgaGATAATTGGGTATATCTGCTCAGGCATTGGTAACGGTTGTGAGAGACCCTGCAGCCTCTGCATCGGTTTCTTGGCCCGGGTGCGGGCATAACAAGCCCGAGCATAGCTTGGGACATCCGCAGGCACCATAGGCCACCAGTAGCTCTGCATGACTCAATGCAAAGCCTCCCGATGACCACTGTGCCCTGCCATCAGGGCGGCATGACAACACCGAAGGACCCATGTGCACAGGAGGCTGGCAGGGATGCAACGAAATTTTGTGGATAGAAAATATAACAGGGGTGCCCACCGAGTACCCCAGAAGTCCAGCAGCTGCCGGAGGAAGGCAGGTCTCCAGCTTTGCAGACAGATGAGGGTGAAGGCGGGAGAGAACCTCTGAAGGGCAACAACGTGCTCCTTCGCGTGCCTGAGTAAACTAGAAGTGTCACCCGGGTATGCGGTGACACAACTGTCCAACATGTCACAGAAAACGGCGGTCACAGAGCGCTGCAGGGTGGCGGGGGACTGGCACAGGCCAAAGGGCATCGCAGGGTGCTCAAGATGGCCATACTGGCAAACAAAGGCAGCTCTCCACTCCTTCCCCAACAAACACAAGCAGGAGCATAAGCCCCTCTCAGTTTGGTAAACCAGCACATCCCTGCACCATGGCGGGGAGATGAGCAGCGAGTGAAACCCTGGTGCTCACCTGGTGCCCTCAGCGTAAACCTGCAGGGCCAACGTCTCTGGCCGTGGCAGAGGACACATATGACTGAGGGGAGGGTTGCTTGGTGGAGCAGTTGTACACCTGACTGGAGGCATGGGGCTGGGGGTAAGGTCGCTGCTTGGTTTTGCTCAAGAACACCCCAAAATCCCTAAATCCTGGGGTAGCACCCAAGAAGGTGGCCATGGGGGGCAGCCCCAAGGAGACAGAGACATGAGGTGGGAAggctggagaaggcagcagcgTAAACAGGCTGGCTCTGTCCGCTCACCAGGTTTCCAAGGTCTCCTGAGGTGCAACAACAACTGATATCAAACCCATAACATTTACAGAACACAGCTGCCTTCAAAGGCGTACCAGCATAAGCCCaacaagaggaaaataaaagaagtaaCTGCAGAAGCAATAGCTCTACAGATGCTAGTTATTAATTTCTAGATTGCCAACAGTAATGATCTGCTCCACTATGTCCAATAAAGCAAGTACAAAAAAGCCAAACCCGAAAGCTAGGCTGACctaagtgtcatggtttaaccccagccagcaactaagcaccacacagccactcactcacttgcCCCCGACCCagcgggacaggggagagaatcggaaagaaaaaggtaagactcgtgggttgagataagaacagttcaatagaacagaaaggaagaaaataataatgatgataataataaaaggattgaaatatacaaaacaagtgatgcacagtgcaattgctcaccacttgccgaccgattcCCTcccagcgatccctcccagccccactccccccagtttatatactgggcatgatgccacatggtctggaatacccctttggccagtttgagtcatctgccctggctgtgtcccctcccaacttcttgtgcccctccagccttcttgctggctgggcatgagaagctgaaaaatccttgacttagtctaaacactgcttagcgacaactgaaaacatcagtgtgttatcaacattcttctcatactgaatccaagacataacactataccagctactagaaagaaaattaactctatcccagtcaaaaccagatTGCTTTCTGAATCATAAAGCTTAGCAGAATATTACTGAACGAGGACCTAACCGAAGTCACTGAGGTACTGGGGAGACGCACCACTTGCACCACAGACTCTACGAACTGTAGGGAGCGCAAAGACACCGGGCCTGGGCTTAAGACCTTCAATTTAGGTGTTTCTACGCAGATCTTATTTTAGAGCAGTTACGCAGGATAAGGGAAATAAATCCCTCTTTGGAGATGTTCCTCTGATTAAAAAGGCTATTTTATAAGCTAAAACTAGGCACATGGTCTAAGTCTGGCAAGGTGAACTCCATCCTTGGTGATCAAATCTACAGTGTCCCCGGCCAGACATCTTTCCCTCTATCACCTGAGTCAGGCTGCCAAACTCAGAAACTTTCAGCACAACTCCCCACAGAACTGGAGCTGTGTATGGAGACAAGCACCAACGTTTTCGTTTTATGAAGAATCAGCACACAGAGTGATAGATAACATTTTACCTTTTGTTTGAAGGTTGCTCGTGGCATCCAGAGCCTATaacaaaatgaaagtaaaatatcAGTGACTGATTTGACGCTCTCACCACTGTCTCAAAGCTCTGGTTAGGATTACAATTTTTATTCACCTTTGTGGGaactattttttcttcaaatgcctCCTCTTCAGCAGCTAGTGCTGTTTCAGGCTCTGTGACAATCAACTTcaattctcctttttctcctaaaTACACCTTATGAGACTGTCTCTTAAGGACTCGTTGCTTcactaaataaaaccaaaaaaaaaaaacaacccagtgACAATCCAAATAGAAAGACAACTTTAAATTACGTAGCACTTTTCCACCATTACATTAGGACGCATATACTGTCCCACAaaatgaaagagctttaaactcgTAACACTAACACAGCACACATGAGGGTCTCTTCCTGAACACAAACGGAAGAACAGCAGAGGATATGATTTCTGCAGAAGAGCACCAGAGAAGCGAATCTCAGCTCCACCACACGTTTCCTGGCTGGTGTCCAGTGGGCAGCCCCACACTGGGGCTGCAGCACCAGGGTCCCGGTACCAGCCCCACACCTTGCAGACCCTCTTACAGCCAGTGTTAAATGGCTTGGGGCTATATATTTCCTGAACTTACCAGCTGGGTGAGTCAGCAACTGGGAAGCatgataaagcagaaaaaaaaaaaaagtatatatatctgtgtttatgcacatacatgtacatgcatgtatatgtatacatttaaCGCAACTGCAGCTAAATGCTTTCCACCTTGCTGCAAGtttatataaacacatgcatATTATATACCTCACATTTCTAATATATATCTGTAACTACAATATATGTTAAGTTATATTAACATAAGCTTTATCATTCCAAGTGGAATCTAGAGAATACTACTGTGCATGACAATTAATATACACGTATATATACCTGGTAGGATAGAGTTATTAACTTATAGCCTGGAGTTATTCAAAATGCAACCTAGGGGCTAGGGCTAAGCACCGAATTTAAGCATCCATATAAGCCAATACATATTATATACCCTAT
It contains:
- the LOC128143964 gene encoding protein mono-ADP-ribosyltransferase PARP14-like isoform X3, with amino-acid sequence MLLENISGLAVDDDFTVEVIPEINAAVATFIKSIDTEEFVKKCSQNKRVKEFKITARLLELTQSIKAENIPATISTDYITVYFENARNGGGPVSDVQLFPEENSAIITFCDHKDLNTVLEKQHLMEQTPISVHPYYCSLGTALYGEERPTIKMPDPVGVPLDPYVWQFLQRHAKLIQDINEEMAICHCELKWPQTDCAHPEIMLCPSSSLSEQKKPMIKLIKTWKQDASTEFSRIMARYIAIKCKVNSADWEDMKNRLVKDVALIITDISEEMVVIAGNRAAVDSAEKEVRECMEKAMKQSEREKQSIEISVSVIPGKYAILHNAGLEENIHKEYPCLKILYDDTKKTVQLCGLPAEVYKIKADLLEKVLNMPCTSVTIDPHVFYYLQRVDNKTMSEALFTRKKINTFYELEDDAVLLFGDAPKDLLEAEKQIKTDLGYECINVEDGEVIKKEQWRTLLASLHEKYNSSQETLVIDEPVGKENKVIIAGFSKTVTEVYQKLNDFIDRNTHMEKVIPAKSAVVVQFVEQEKTSVYHELKKKCVTVHFDTKTPCISLGGPRAEVPKAVTTFEKILSSLYSKNVPIDKPGAKEFFTERKNSYVFEAKQKFSCLIRLEEEEEGQQQKGEKVGDKEKRKLCYKKMLPDGVVVAVYKGNLCNYPVDVVVNASNEDLKHIGGLAEALLKAAGPELQQECNELVSKNGSLQPGCAVITGAGKLPCKNVIHAVGPRWRKDEAEKCAYLLRKTVKKSLQLAETYNHRSIALPAISGGTFGFPLHTCTDSIVSSIKETLEESMGDSSLKEVHLVDDVEETVQLLSEAVKKVFTAKSSSPIPLPRSENRKLRESQKEKRKEDLQVARDDLHMVTTNEGLRIRVEEKNIQEATTDVVVNSVGTDLKFGVGPLCKALLEKAGPELQVEFDNEKQRQVAGQGSVVCTSGCSLACKSVLHAILPVWDGGKGQTLKTLEDIINFCLKKTEEFGLKSITFPAIGTGGFGFPKTVVSKLMFDVVFKFSSSHARKTLQEVHFLLNPKDTDNIQAFTIELEHRVAESCNAAAPRSSFIKPVSTEVLGVHEMQIGSITLQVISGDITKEDTEVIVNISNPTFDATSGVFKAIMDAAGSRVEAECAQYAGQCQNGFITTQGGKLLCSKIIHLIHDNNVKSQVSKVLNECELRMYKSVAFPAIGTGRAGQSPAKVADDMLDAIVEFASKRSVQHLKKIKIVIFQIKMLSDFYVSMKKREGSDSSTRDSWVSLLKSFFWGKKQPTEKKKPMVLEKKVDLAIFQICGESQKNVDATESWIKNLILKEQFENSISDELIENFDERQIDTLADLQRRKHVTIQLENKLSPPCIKISGISRDVCFVSVEVQKMIQKIKDTEEEQSKAELVYNLVEWRYPGSNDSFVAFDKLTNMQLEDAKIAKKPHLTVKINKNNYKVDLNTLQANDDQGKTIYIQRVPKNEDKQSIELPVQWEDMQKERVKLVNLKPSHQEYLEVQKKFKKTCPSFVIEKIERIQNPFLWQTYQIKNISLCTKNKNQNNEKLLFHGTAASSLSTINYNGFNRGFAGKNAATIGNGTYFAVDASYSAQDTFSRPDMNGRKYMYLARVLTGQYCAGSKGLITPPPKNPADPTDLYDSVVDNVNNPTMFVIFNDIQAYPEYLITFRK